From the Armatimonadota bacterium genome, the window TCCGTCGAGGCAATGTGCCCTCCCACGCCGATGGAGTAGAGGCCGCGCAGCCGGCGCTCCCCACCCCGGACGGACCGCTGAAACAAAAAGATCCGGTCCCGGTGGCGGATGATCAGGTAGGGGATGATCTGCTTCAGCGAGGGATCCCCTTCGACATCCCTGCGCCAGCGGAACTCTCCGTGGCGGTGTATGCGTTCCATGTACGTGTCCACCCCGCCGACGAGAAAACCGTCCAGGCCTCCGGCCGGGAGCAGTCGGGTCCGCGGCACCACTAGGATTAACTCGTCCATGCCCACGGGCAGATCCTCACCGGGAGTCGTCGGGATGGCCAAAGGCCGCTTCGATGGCCGCCTCCTCGGAGGGGGGCACCGCCGCAAAGACCGCCCGCAGCAGCGGCGGGGTGATCACCGTGGTGGCCAGCACCGTGATCACCATGATGGCAAAACCGCGATCCGCCAGCAGCCCGGTCTGCAGACCAATCGCGGCGATGATCAACCCGACCTCGCCGCGGCTGATCATGCCCACGCCGATCCGCAGGGCTTCCGGTCCCGTGAAGCCCGCCAGCCGCGCCCCCGCGCCGCACCCGATCACCTTCCCGGCCACCGCCGCCAGGATGATCAGGAGGGCCAGCGGGATGTCCTGCGCGGCCAGCGCACGGGCGTTGGTCTGTAGGCCAATGCTGACAAAGAAGATGGGTACGAGGAGGGCATAGGTGAACGCCTTCAGGCGGTGCTCCACCTCATGGCGGTACCCCCCCTGGGCGACGAGAACCCCCGCAAGATACGCCCCGGTGATTGCGGCCACACCTCCCAGCGCCTCCGCGCTCCAGGCATAGGCGAGCACGGCGACCAGAGTTGCCGCGAGCAGCCCTTCGCTCACCGGGGCCTGCGCCGCGCGACCGAGCACGCCTCGAAACACGCGCCCCAGCAGAATCGCCACGACGAAGAAAGCGGCCATCCGGAGCACCACGCCGCCCACATCCGCCACGCCGCCGCCCGCCAGGCTCACCGCGACGAACAGCGATAAGATCAGCAGAGCGATGACGTCGTCCACCACCGCGGCGCCAAGAAGCGTCGTCCCTTCTTTTGAATCAAGTTGCCCCAGTTCGATCAGCGTCTGCACGGTGATGCTGACGCTCGTGGCCGCAAGGACGATGCCCATGAACGCGCTCTTCTGCAATCCAAAGCCAAAGGGCAGCGCGACGGCCAGCCCCAAAAGCAGCGGGACCACCACCCCGGCCGCGCCCGCGGCTGCAGCCACGCGCCCCACCGCCCGCATCTGCTCAAGGTCGGTCTCCAGCCCCCCGATGAACATCAGCAGGACCACGCCCAGGTTGGCCAGGAGAAAGACGCCCGCGGCCATGCCCTCGCCGGCGAAGGGCTTCAGGTGCAAAAGGTCGAGCAGCGAGGGCCCCAGGACCACGCCGGCCAGCAGTTCTCCCAGAACCGCCGGCTGACCGAGGCGCAGGCTCAACCACCCTGCTCCCTTGGCTGCGGCCACGATCAGGGCCAGCAGCAGCAGAAAATTCAGGATCTGGTGATGCTCGGGCATGCGAGATCAGGGTTTGCCCAGAGAATTCGCCAAACCCTCGTCATCATCTTGCCCTACAGGCCCACGTCGTGTACACTCCGCGCGAAGGGGAGTAGCCTCGGGGGTGCACCCCGTGCTCGGGCCGTCAGCACGGTCGCCTGCGACCCGGCCCGGCTCTCGTGGCGCATAGCGGGGGCGAGACCTTCGCAGCCTGTCATCGTGGCGGCGGAGGCTCGCCCTTTTCTCTGTCCGGGCGAGCTCCGCGGGGAGGAAAGATCACATGCCGGCCAGTGTCGGGACCCCGCTGCTGTGGGGGACGTTCACCCTCTTCGTCCTGGGACTCCTTGCCCTCGACCTGGGAGTCTTCCACCGGAAGGCACACGCCATCGGCACGCGCGAGGCCCTGGGCTGGAGCCTCTTCTGGATCGCGCTGGCACTGCTCTTCAACGCCTGGGTGGCCCGGTCATTCGGGGCGCAGCGCGGGCTGGAGTTCCTCACCGGCTACCTGATCGAGAAGGCCCTCAGCGTCGACAACATCTTTGTCTTTCTGGTGATCTTCTCGTACTTCTCCGTACCCGCCGCCTACCAGTACCGTGTCCTCTTCTGGGGAATCCTGGGAGCCATCGTCTTTCGCCTCACCTTCATCCTGGCGGGTGCCGCGCTGCTGCAGGCCTTTCACTGGGTGGTCTACCTCTTCGGCAGCCTGCTCCTCTTCACCGCCGTGCGCATTGTCCGCGCCAGGGGCGAGGAGGTACACCCGGAGCGCAACCCGCTGCTGCGCCTGGTCCGCCGCTGCCTGCCCGTGGTCCCCACCTACCAGGGCGCGCGGTTCTTCGTCCGCGTGGGCGGCCGGATCATGGCCACGCCCCTGCTGCTGGTGCTGGTGGTGGTGGAGGCGACGGACATCGTCTTCGCCATCGACTCCATCCCAGCCATATTCGCCGTGACCACGGATCCCTTCATCGTCTACACCTCAAACGTCTTCGCCATCCTCGGCCTGCGCGCGCTCTTCCTCCTGCTGGCCGGCGTGCTCAACCGCTTCCGCTACCTGAAGGTGGGCCTGGGGCTGGTGCTGGCCTTTGTGGGGACCAAGATGCTCCTCGGCGACCTCTACGATATCCCCATCGGCGTCTCGCTGGCTGTGGTGGCGGCGCTGATCGGTGGCGCGGTGACGGCGTCGCTGCTGCGGCCTCCCGGCCGGCCGCCCCTCCCGGTCCACCTCCATGACGGCGCGCCGGTCTCCGCCCCCTTTGCCGATGGTGAATCCCCGACGCAGGTATAGCTAGCAAGCAGTCATGCAAGTATCTCAAGGGCGCCGAACCACTGTGGCCAGGGCAGCGCGGAGGCGTCCCAGGAGATCCGCCATGCCCTCCTCGGCGTCGGCCGCCCGCTCCACCAGGTCCACCAGCGCGCTGCCCACGATCACCCCGTCGGCCACCTGCCCGACGGCCTGGGCCTGCTCCGGCGTGGAGATGCCGAAGCCCACGCACACCGGGAGCGTGGTCCGGGCCTTCACCCGCCCCACCAGGCCCATGACCTCCGGGGGCACCTCCGGGCGCGCTCCGGTCACCCCGGTGAGGGAGACACAGTAGAGGAATCCCCGGCTGCGCTCGGCGGCCAGCACGACGCGGGCGTCCGAGGTGGTGGGCGCCACCAGGAAGACGGTGTCCAGGTCGGCGTCACGGGCGGGGGGAATCAGCCCGTCGGCCTCATCCACCGGAAGGTCGGGAACCACAAGCCCGTCTACGCCTGCCGCGCGAGCTTCGCCGCAGAACTGCTCCACCCCGAACTGCACCACGGGATTGAAGTAGGTGAGCAGGACCACAGGGATGTCGACGCCTCGGCGCAGGCCCCTCACCAGGTCCAGGACACCCTCCAGCGTCATCCCCGCAGCCAGCGCCCGCTGGCCGGCCCGCTGGATCGTGGGACCGTCGGCGATGGGGTCGGAGAAGGGGACGCCCACCTCGAGAATGTCAGCCGCCCTGGCGGCGGCGCGCAGCAGCCGCGCGCTGCGCGCCGGGTCCGGATCACCGGCCATCAGGAATGCGACCAGGGCCGGACGGTCCAGTCGGGCAAAGACTTCAGTGATCCGGCTCACCGCTCCTCTCCAGGGCGCGGGCCACCACCTCCACGTCCTTGTCCCCGCGCCCGGACAACCCCAGGACCACCACGGCCTCCCGCGGCAGGGTCGACACCAGCCGTGGGAGGTAGCCGATGGCGTGGGCCGGCTCCAGCGCCGGGAGGATGCCTTCAGTCCGCGCCAGCAGGCGGAATCCCTCCAGGGCCTCCTCATCCGTCACCGCCACATACTCCGCCCGCCCGCTCTCCTTGAGGCAGGCGTGCTCCGGTCCGACGGCCGGGTAGTCCAGGCCGGCCGAGATGGAATGGGTGGGGCGCACCTGCCCGTACGAGTCCTGCAGCAGGTAGGTGAGCGCCCCGTGCAGCACCCCGGGCCGGCCGGCGGTCAGGGTGGCGGCGTGCCGCCCGCTCTCCAGGCCATGGCCGCCGGCCTCCACCCCGACCAGCCGCACCGGGTCATCGCGGAAGGCGTGGAAGAGCCCGATGGCGTTGGAACCTCCGCCCACACAGGCCACCGCCACATCGGGGAGACGTCCCTCAGCCTCCAGCACCTGCGCCCGCGCCTCTTTCCCGATCACCGACTGGAGGTCGCGGACGATGGTGGGGTAGGGGTGGGGGCCGACCACCGACCCGATGACATAGAAGGTCGTGTGCACGTTGGTCACCCAGTCGCGCAGCGCCTCGTTGATGGCATCCTTGAGGGTGCGGCTCCCCGAGTCCACCGGCACCACCTCCGCGCCCAGAAGACGCATGCGCACCACGTTGAGGTGCTGCCGCGCCATATCCTCTGTGCCCATGTAGACCACGCACTGCAGCCCCAGCAACGCCGCCGCCGTG encodes:
- the trpA gene encoding tryptophan synthase subunit alpha; the protein is MSRITEVFARLDRPALVAFLMAGDPDPARSARLLRAAARAADILEVGVPFSDPIADGPTIQRAGQRALAAGMTLEGVLDLVRGLRRGVDIPVVLLTYFNPVVQFGVEQFCGEARAAGVDGLVVPDLPVDEADGLIPPARDADLDTVFLVAPTTSDARVVLAAERSRGFLYCVSLTGVTGARPEVPPEVMGLVGRVKARTTLPVCVGFGISTPEQAQAVGQVADGVIVGSALVDLVERAADAEEGMADLLGRLRAALATVVRRP
- the trpB gene encoding tryptophan synthase subunit beta — translated: MRGAAAGRRGYFGAFGGRFVPETVIPALEELEGAYARLRRDGTFGERYRQYLRTYAGRPTPLFFAARLSRALGALRIYLKREDLLHTGAHKITNALGQALLAQAMGKNRIIAETGAGQHGVATATAAALLGLQCVVYMGTEDMARQHLNVVRMRLLGAEVVPVDSGSRTLKDAINEALRDWVTNVHTTFYVIGSVVGPHPYPTIVRDLQSVIGKEARAQVLEAEGRLPDVAVACVGGGSNAIGLFHAFRDDPVRLVGVEAGGHGLESGRHAATLTAGRPGVLHGALTYLLQDSYGQVRPTHSISAGLDYPAVGPEHACLKESGRAEYVAVTDEEALEGFRLLARTEGILPALEPAHAIGYLPRLVSTLPREAVVVLGLSGRGDKDVEVVARALERSGEPDH
- a CDS encoding cation:proton antiporter; the encoded protein is MPEHHQILNFLLLLALIVAAAKGAGWLSLRLGQPAVLGELLAGVVLGPSLLDLLHLKPFAGEGMAAGVFLLANLGVVLLMFIGGLETDLEQMRAVGRVAAAAGAAGVVVPLLLGLAVALPFGFGLQKSAFMGIVLAATSVSITVQTLIELGQLDSKEGTTLLGAAVVDDVIALLILSLFVAVSLAGGGVADVGGVVLRMAAFFVVAILLGRVFRGVLGRAAQAPVSEGLLAATLVAVLAYAWSAEALGGVAAITGAYLAGVLVAQGGYRHEVEHRLKAFTYALLVPIFFVSIGLQTNARALAAQDIPLALLIILAAVAGKVIGCGAGARLAGFTGPEALRIGVGMISRGEVGLIIAAIGLQTGLLADRGFAIMVITVLATTVITPPLLRAVFAAVPPSEEAAIEAAFGHPDDSR
- a CDS encoding TerC family protein translates to MPASVGTPLLWGTFTLFVLGLLALDLGVFHRKAHAIGTREALGWSLFWIALALLFNAWVARSFGAQRGLEFLTGYLIEKALSVDNIFVFLVIFSYFSVPAAYQYRVLFWGILGAIVFRLTFILAGAALLQAFHWVVYLFGSLLLFTAVRIVRARGEEVHPERNPLLRLVRRCLPVVPTYQGARFFVRVGGRIMATPLLLVLVVVEATDIVFAIDSIPAIFAVTTDPFIVYTSNVFAILGLRALFLLLAGVLNRFRYLKVGLGLVLAFVGTKMLLGDLYDIPIGVSLAVVAALIGGAVTASLLRPPGRPPLPVHLHDGAPVSAPFADGESPTQV